In Cellvibrio polysaccharolyticus, a genomic segment contains:
- the recQ gene encoding DNA helicase RecQ, with the protein MTNSTPLAVLEHVFGYHQFRGNQAAVIDTLVAGDDALVLMPTGGGKSLCYQIPSLVREGTGVIISPLIALMQDQVSALEELGVRAGYLNSTLSSQQVWQTELALQRGELDLLYVAPERLLQERTLDLLHNSRIALFAIDEAHCVAQWGHDFRADYLRLDILHRVFPQVPRIALTATADVRTRAEIIERLGLAEARQFISGFDRPNIQYRIQQKNNPRQQLLRFLREEQKDNAGIVYCLSRNKVEQTAAWLCGEGIEALPYHAGLPAETRAANQHRFLREEGLVMVATIAFGMGIDKPDVRFVAHLDLPKSIEAYYQETGRAGRDGQAATALLLYGLEDVVKLRQMMGNSEGNEQFKRHEQQRLQAMLGLCEITTCRRQTLLRYFGDNLDEPCGNCDCCLTPPETWDATEAVRMALSCVYRTNQRFGANHVIDVLRGSENERLMSLGHNHVSTYGIGKHLSADEWRSVFRQLVARGYLDVDPDGYGSLQLNDGCRAMLRGEETIRMRRESRTTGQQQSRRPAVDIAPEDLGLWHALRACRKTLAEAQGVPPYVIFHDATLREMLEHRPLNERELLALTGVGDSKLERFGEAFLEVIRNYEYAD; encoded by the coding sequence GTGACCAATTCCACTCCCCTGGCCGTTCTCGAACACGTTTTTGGTTACCACCAGTTTCGCGGTAACCAGGCCGCCGTGATTGATACCCTGGTCGCCGGTGACGACGCGCTGGTGTTAATGCCCACCGGCGGCGGTAAATCCCTGTGTTATCAAATCCCCTCATTGGTGCGCGAAGGCACCGGGGTGATTATCTCGCCGCTGATTGCACTGATGCAGGATCAGGTCAGCGCGCTGGAAGAGCTGGGCGTACGCGCCGGTTATTTGAACTCCACCCTGTCATCGCAACAGGTATGGCAAACCGAACTGGCGTTGCAACGGGGCGAGCTGGATTTGCTTTATGTAGCACCCGAGCGCCTGCTGCAGGAGCGCACCCTCGACCTGCTGCACAACAGTCGCATTGCCCTGTTTGCCATTGACGAAGCCCACTGCGTAGCGCAATGGGGGCACGATTTCCGGGCCGATTATTTACGCCTGGACATTCTTCACCGCGTTTTCCCGCAGGTGCCGCGCATCGCCCTTACCGCCACCGCCGATGTGCGCACCCGCGCCGAGATTATCGAACGCCTCGGGCTGGCCGAAGCGCGGCAATTTATCAGCGGTTTTGACCGCCCGAATATCCAGTACCGCATCCAGCAAAAAAACAACCCGCGCCAGCAATTGCTGCGCTTCTTGCGCGAAGAACAAAAAGATAACGCCGGTATTGTTTACTGCCTGTCGCGCAACAAGGTTGAGCAAACGGCGGCCTGGTTATGCGGCGAAGGTATCGAAGCACTGCCCTACCACGCCGGTTTGCCCGCAGAAACCCGTGCCGCCAACCAGCACCGCTTTTTGCGCGAAGAAGGCCTGGTGATGGTGGCAACCATCGCCTTCGGCATGGGCATCGACAAACCGGATGTGCGTTTTGTCGCGCATCTGGATTTGCCCAAAAGCATTGAAGCCTACTACCAGGAAACCGGGCGCGCCGGACGCGATGGCCAGGCGGCTACCGCGCTGTTGCTGTACGGTCTGGAAGACGTGGTAAAGCTGCGGCAAATGATGGGCAACTCGGAAGGTAACGAACAATTCAAACGCCACGAGCAGCAGCGCCTGCAAGCTATGCTCGGGCTGTGCGAAATCACCACCTGCCGCCGCCAGACGCTGCTGCGCTACTTTGGCGATAACCTCGACGAACCCTGCGGCAATTGCGATTGCTGCCTCACCCCCCCGGAAACCTGGGATGCCACCGAAGCGGTGCGCATGGCGCTGTCCTGTGTGTATCGCACCAACCAGCGCTTTGGTGCCAACCATGTGATTGACGTGCTGCGCGGTAGCGAAAACGAGCGCCTGATGTCACTGGGGCACAACCACGTTTCTACCTACGGCATTGGCAAACACCTTTCTGCCGATGAATGGCGCTCGGTGTTCCGCCAGCTGGTGGCGCGGGGTTATCTGGATGTTGACCCGGACGGTTACGGCAGTTTGCAGCTCAACGACGGCTGCCGCGCCATGCTGCGCGGCGAAGAAACTATCCGTATGCGCCGCGAATCGCGCACTACCGGCCAACAACAAAGCCGCCGCCCGGCGGTGGATATTGCCCCGGAAGATCTGGGCTTATGGCACGCCTTGCGCGCCTGCCGCAAAACACTGGCCGAGGCTCAGGGCGTACCCCCTTACGTGATTTTTCACGATGCCA
- a CDS encoding lipid A deacylase LpxR family protein has protein sequence MSWKHVCCVLGLSSFIAAPVHADVDAISVVWHNDLFAGKDGGGYTNGLFFSWYDLHEDNLATAKPPLLTRPVSWLVGDEYDSAFSAHTFGQVMSTPRDISKVEPDPNDAPYAGILFLRSSWFVVNDDVADNVSLTVGVLGPASGAEKAQKLIHNITGSTEPKGWDSQLKNEILGQVARGRVWRFAHDDSDRFDVVGMANIDVGNLESSVGTGALVRYGSGLVKSFPSTAMLTGRITNPIAIEGGWYFYLGASAEYVHNAIIINGNTFRSSPSASLRHDQYTVLAGFAFSWDSLMVSLAYADGSSLDKLATSRQTFGAVTLAWRL, from the coding sequence ATGTCATGGAAACACGTGTGCTGTGTGCTAGGTTTGTCTTCATTTATCGCCGCCCCTGTTCATGCTGATGTAGATGCCATTTCCGTGGTATGGCATAACGATTTATTCGCCGGAAAAGATGGCGGCGGCTATACCAACGGTCTCTTTTTTTCCTGGTATGACCTTCACGAGGATAACCTCGCCACTGCCAAACCGCCGCTGCTCACCCGGCCGGTGAGCTGGCTGGTCGGCGATGAATACGACTCGGCTTTTTCTGCCCACACCTTTGGCCAGGTGATGTCCACCCCCAGAGATATTTCCAAAGTAGAACCCGACCCCAACGATGCGCCCTACGCGGGGATACTCTTTTTGCGCTCGTCGTGGTTTGTGGTGAACGATGATGTTGCCGATAACGTCAGCCTCACAGTGGGCGTGCTGGGGCCAGCCTCGGGCGCAGAAAAAGCCCAAAAACTGATCCACAACATTACCGGTTCTACTGAACCCAAAGGCTGGGATTCGCAGCTGAAAAACGAGATTCTCGGGCAGGTTGCGCGTGGCCGGGTATGGCGCTTTGCCCATGACGACAGTGACCGCTTTGACGTGGTCGGCATGGCCAATATTGATGTCGGCAACCTCGAATCCTCGGTCGGCACCGGCGCGCTGGTTCGTTACGGCTCCGGGCTGGTAAAAAGCTTTCCGTCTACCGCCATGCTCACCGGGCGCATCACCAACCCGATAGCCATTGAAGGCGGCTGGTACTTTTACCTGGGCGCCAGCGCCGAGTATGTGCACAACGCCATTATTATTAACGGCAACACCTTCCGCTCCAGCCCGTCGGCCAGTTTGCGCCACGACCAATACACCGTGCTGGCCGGTTTTGCTTTCTCCTGGGATAGCCTGATGGTCAGTCTTGCCTATGCCGACGGCTCGTCACTGGATAAACTGGCCACTTCGCGGCAAACGTTCGGTGCGGTTACCCTCGCCTGGCGACTATAG
- a CDS encoding TIGR03862 family flavoprotein has translation MLCFCKTAPVFFHGNSEVFLSASAPFSSPPVVIVGAGPAGLMAAEVISAAGYPVAVYDAMPSPGRKFLLAGVGGMNITHAEPFERFVTRYREAQAWLEPMLQDFGADQLRAWVHSLGIETFTGSSRRVFPTDMKAAPLLRAWLHRLRQQGVVFFPRHRWLGWQDDGQLRFEHPTETGQQVSAIPASATLLALGGGSWARLGSDGQWLPLLQAKGIAVAPLRASNCGFEVTWSEHFRQQYAGEPLNTIALECSDHTGQQHRYRGEATLAEYGIEGSAIYALSASLREQILQQGTATLRVDLAPDREPVALLKTLQKPRNGMSFSTFMRKVLRFPAVKTALIREHLDAEACRSPEQLLQAIKQLPLTLTAVRPLDEAISSAGGVCRSALDDHGMLTAQPGVFCAGEMLDWEAPTGGYLLTACFATGYRAGQGVVEYLKKAPQ, from the coding sequence TTGCTGTGCTTTTGCAAAACAGCGCCCGTCTTTTTCCACGGTAACTCCGAGGTTTTTCTGAGCGCTTCTGCCCCCTTCTCTTCACCGCCGGTAGTTATTGTTGGTGCCGGCCCGGCCGGTTTGATGGCGGCCGAGGTGATCAGCGCTGCCGGTTACCCGGTCGCCGTATACGATGCCATGCCCTCGCCCGGCCGCAAGTTTTTGCTGGCCGGTGTGGGGGGCATGAACATTACCCACGCCGAACCTTTCGAGCGTTTTGTTACCCGCTACCGCGAGGCTCAAGCCTGGCTTGAGCCCATGTTGCAAGACTTTGGCGCTGACCAGCTGCGCGCCTGGGTGCATTCACTGGGCATTGAAACCTTTACCGGCAGCTCGCGCCGGGTTTTCCCCACCGACATGAAAGCCGCGCCTTTATTGCGCGCCTGGCTGCACCGTTTGCGCCAGCAAGGTGTGGTGTTTTTTCCGCGTCACCGCTGGCTGGGCTGGCAGGACGATGGCCAACTGCGCTTTGAGCACCCCACCGAAACCGGGCAACAGGTCAGTGCTATTCCCGCATCGGCAACGTTGCTGGCCTTGGGCGGCGGCAGTTGGGCGCGGCTGGGTTCGGATGGCCAATGGCTGCCGTTATTACAGGCAAAAGGCATTGCGGTAGCGCCATTACGGGCATCCAACTGCGGTTTTGAAGTGACCTGGAGTGAGCATTTTCGCCAGCAATATGCCGGTGAACCGCTTAATACCATCGCGCTGGAATGTAGCGATCATACCGGCCAGCAACACCGCTATCGCGGTGAGGCAACGCTGGCGGAATACGGCATTGAAGGCAGCGCGATTTATGCCTTGTCAGCCTCCTTGCGCGAGCAAATTCTGCAACAGGGTACAGCCACCTTGCGGGTCGATCTGGCGCCGGATCGCGAGCCGGTCGCTTTGTTAAAAACGCTGCAAAAGCCGCGCAATGGTATGTCGTTCAGTACTTTTATGCGCAAAGTGCTGCGTTTTCCTGCGGTAAAAACCGCACTGATTCGTGAGCACCTGGATGCAGAAGCCTGCCGTTCGCCGGAGCAATTACTGCAAGCCATCAAGCAGCTGCCGCTGACCCTGACCGCAGTGCGCCCGCTGGATGAAGCCATCAGTTCAGCCGGTGGCGTGTGCCGCTCAGCGCTGGATGATCACGGCATGTTAACCGCCCAACCGGGCGTGTTTTGCGCGGGTGAAATGCTGGATTGGGAAGCACCGACCGGTGGTTACTTACTCACCGCCTGTTTTGCCACCGGTTATCGCGCCGGCCAGGGCGTGGTGGAATATTTAAAAAAAGCACCGCAATAG
- a CDS encoding glycosyltransferase: MFRVLIIGYVWPEPRSSAAGSRMMQLIEVFLARNWQITFASAAQLSPHRADLTALGIAEMTVALNCDSFNNQVHQLQPDLVLFDRFFTEEQFGWRVEAVCPNAIRVLDTEDLHSLRHARELQLKQQLAAAPAGSPYYALPPATNASVTDAVQWISHSDTGLRELAAIYRCDLTLMISPVEMELLQQGCGVPASLLHYCPFLLDEPPVAEGSDFAQRQDFLSIGNFRHQPNWDAVLCLKNTLWPAIRAQLPKARLLVYGAYPPPKATALHNPREGFIVAGWVDDAAAAMRAARVCLAPLRFGAGLKGKLIEAMQNGTPSVTTPTGAEGMHGQLPWPGAIADNNADFVNQAVALYSDPGQWQQTRDRAAVLLREVFPRPALTAALQQRLDDLIADINGQRQRNIVGSMLRHHLHKSHQYMSQWIAAKNRG, translated from the coding sequence ATGTTTCGTGTACTGATTATCGGCTACGTCTGGCCGGAACCCCGCTCGTCGGCGGCTGGCAGCCGGATGATGCAACTCATCGAGGTTTTTCTGGCCAGAAACTGGCAAATTACCTTTGCCTCGGCGGCCCAGCTGTCGCCGCACCGCGCTGATTTAACCGCGCTGGGCATTGCAGAAATGACCGTCGCCCTCAATTGCGACAGTTTTAATAATCAGGTGCACCAACTGCAACCGGATCTGGTGCTGTTTGACCGTTTCTTCACCGAAGAACAATTTGGCTGGCGGGTAGAAGCGGTGTGCCCCAACGCCATTCGCGTGCTGGACACCGAAGACCTGCACAGCCTGCGCCACGCCCGCGAACTGCAACTGAAACAGCAACTGGCTGCCGCCCCGGCAGGCTCGCCTTACTACGCCCTGCCGCCAGCCACTAACGCCAGCGTCACCGATGCGGTGCAATGGATCAGCCATTCCGACACCGGTTTGCGCGAGCTGGCGGCTATTTACCGCTGTGACCTGACCTTGATGATCTCGCCGGTAGAGATGGAGTTGCTACAACAGGGCTGCGGTGTACCGGCCAGCCTGCTGCATTACTGCCCGTTTCTGCTCGACGAACCACCGGTTGCCGAGGGCAGCGACTTTGCACAGCGACAGGATTTTTTATCCATCGGCAACTTTCGCCACCAGCCCAACTGGGACGCGGTGCTCTGCCTGAAAAACACCCTCTGGCCCGCAATTCGGGCGCAATTACCCAAAGCCCGCTTGCTGGTTTACGGCGCCTACCCGCCGCCCAAAGCCACCGCGCTGCACAACCCGCGCGAAGGTTTTATTGTGGCTGGCTGGGTAGATGATGCTGCCGCCGCGATGCGCGCTGCTCGGGTGTGCCTGGCGCCGCTGCGCTTTGGTGCCGGTTTGAAAGGCAAATTGATAGAGGCCATGCAAAACGGTACGCCATCGGTCACTACGCCGACCGGCGCCGAAGGCATGCACGGGCAATTGCCCTGGCCGGGCGCCATTGCCGATAACAACGCCGATTTCGTCAACCAGGCGGTGGCGCTTTACAGCGACCCCGGCCAATGGCAACAAACCCGCGATCGCGCCGCGGTGTTGCTGCGCGAGGTGTTTCCCCGCCCTGCTCTCACCGCCGCTTTGCAACAACGGCTGGATGATTTGATCGCTGATATTAACGGCCAGCGCCAGCGTAATATCGTTGGCAGCATGCTGCGGCACCATCTGCACAAGAGCCATCAATACATGTCACAGTGGATCGCTGCGAAAAACCGTGGATAA
- the rnk gene encoding nucleoside diphosphate kinase regulator yields MKPAITLSSRDFERIEKLLDSLPASSAVTRDRLFEELERADVVAPKEVPATLVTMNSRVTFTVLPEGKTMTYTLVYPADMDGSADKISILAPVGSALIGLSVGQEIDWSVGGDKSTRVRIDKVDYQPEEAGDFHL; encoded by the coding sequence ATGAAACCTGCTATTACCTTGTCATCGCGTGATTTTGAACGCATTGAAAAATTACTCGATTCTCTGCCTGCATCCAGCGCTGTTACCCGCGACCGTCTGTTTGAAGAGCTGGAGCGCGCCGATGTGGTTGCGCCAAAAGAAGTACCCGCAACGCTGGTAACTATGAATTCGCGCGTCACCTTTACGGTATTACCGGAAGGTAAAACCATGACCTATACTCTGGTTTATCCCGCCGATATGGATGGTTCTGCTGATAAAATCTCCATACTCGCGCCGGTAGGCAGCGCCCTGATCGGTTTATCGGTTGGCCAGGAAATTGACTGGTCTGTGGGCGGCGACAAATCCACCCGCGTTCGTATTGACAAGGTGGATTACCAACCGGAAGAAGCGGGTGATTTTCACCTTTGA